The DNA window TGTTCAGTCAGCATCATGTTGATGGACTGGACTTATCTTCAAATCCTCTTCTGTATATGATGCGCTGCTATCCTGTAAAAACTATTGTAATGTTTTTCTTCAAGAGTTTAACTACTATTTAGTTGTCATCTGTTGACTGAGCCATAGTTGCATCGCACTTATTTTCTGGTAAGAATGAAAATCGTTAAATGCAATTGTTATTGAAATgttgggaagaatgcaaggatGTACATGATAATAGCTGCAGTTGCATATATTTGAAAAGTGATCATTTTCAGAAAACTCTTTTTGGATAAATACGTACATTCGATATTGGTGCTAATGACTTTTATCTATCACTACTAAGAATAATCCAACTAAGAAAAACATCCTGCCAGCACAGTTTCTTAAAAGAGTACCATTATCTATCATAATGGTCTAGGCCCTTATATATGCAAATCTGAATAGAAAATCAAAATGCTCTTGAAATTGAAGTTATTGGAAACTACACAAAAATCACAAGAAAAAGGACAGTAATTCCAACCATTTCTGTTATCATTTTGAATCACTTAAATTTGGCTTCATCTTAGGTCTCCAAGTCACTTATTCATGCTGCATTTGGCTACTCTTAAAGCTAAAGAAGGGTGGTCCATTTTCGCAATTCACATTCAATCTGATTACTCTTGGTCTTTTCCTCCGTGGCTAGTTTAGTCTTGCAAAAAAGCTGCTTTTTAGTCTTACTCTTTTTGCTCTAGCTCTAGTCATGGACCATTTACACCTTATAGTTATTTAGTATCGAATTCTCATCGGGAAGAACCTCCAGTTTGAAAACGAAGAATATGAAAGGTAATTTGCAAAATAAAATGACAGATGCTACGTAATTTACAAAATAGAATTGTATGTTGACAATTTTGGCTAAAGTAAACAGATGCTTTTACAAAAGGTTAACgtccaaaaagaaaaaacgtCTAAATACCAAAATTTCATGTCATAGGATAAGCAATACTTCTTTCATTGAAATATGATAAcacaacaataattaaaaaccaCTATGAATACCAGTATATTTATAACTATATCTATATACAACTACATAGACCCTATGACAACCAAAATTCCAAGATAACTTGTTGAATTAACCAATAGCAGTAGACAATATGCTCCAAAAATCATTTTAGggaaagttttaagtatctccACACTAAAACCTTGTGGCTACATCAAGAAGTGAATCATTGTTGCGTTTGACAGATTCCAACACATTCTTTGAAGTTTCAGTGACAACTTCACTGTTAATATAGTGATATCGGCACACTGGCATGTAGACATCAGAACCAGCAATCAGTTCAGTTTGTGTCTCTTGTGTCTTCCTGAGAGTGAAGAAAGCACGCTTGCAGCATAATTCAGTATCAGCAAGCGGTATTATGTGAAGCACAGAACCAAAGCTTTTCCTAAAGAACATAGATAGCAgaaaaaaagtttgaaaagcATCTAGATTGGTAACATTTCCAGCGCAGTAAAACAAATGTATTGAACACAACAACGATTAGCATATCTGC is part of the Arachis duranensis cultivar V14167 unplaced genomic scaffold, aradu.V14167.gnm2.J7QH unplaced_Scaffold_204109, whole genome shotgun sequence genome and encodes:
- the LOC107472618 gene encoding thymidine kinase a-like, whose translation is MNEKYGHDAYRKLDVIGIDEFCCKAADEDGKIVIVAGLDGDYLRKSFGSVLHIIPLADTELCCKRAFFTLRKTQETQTELIAGSDVYMPVCRYHYINSEVVTETSKNVLESVKRNNDSLLDVATRF